The Flavobacterium jumunjinense genome includes a region encoding these proteins:
- a CDS encoding TolC family protein, whose translation MKKIKRIYTLAIVLLTVVTYSQETLPISKAEVVQKATEKNLQIKAAEASFQAAKADYRQSNAIFMPNVNVSYTGIVTTNPLMAFGSKLNQEILTQADFNPALLNNPDRIQNFATVIEVKQPLLNIDGVLGRQAAKAKMDAFQLQTERTKEYLVLETSKAYMQLQLAYKAVTVLEKANETAQSNLKMVNNYFKNGMLQKTDLLNVQVRVNEITNQLQYAKSNVQNASDYLAFLLNEDTNGKTYQPTEELANEITLEEINTSLNTSRKDIQAMEKSSEAYKKMFQSSKYGFLPRLNAFGNYQLYDSKFLGTNAKGYLIGAQLSWDIFDGYKNIGKTQKAKAEYNKATIETEQYKKQSQLEVNKTNRQLKDAENKVNLSKLAFEQSQEAFRIRQNRFEQGLEKTSDLLTAETQVAQKELEHLQAVFEYNFTKEYLQFLTQ comes from the coding sequence ATGAAGAAAATAAAAAGAATATACACACTTGCCATCGTACTACTCACAGTAGTAACCTACAGTCAAGAAACACTTCCCATATCCAAAGCGGAAGTCGTACAAAAAGCCACAGAAAAGAACCTGCAAATCAAAGCAGCAGAAGCCTCTTTTCAAGCTGCAAAAGCCGATTATCGTCAGTCGAATGCGATTTTTATGCCAAATGTGAATGTGTCATATACAGGAATCGTCACCACAAATCCTTTAATGGCTTTTGGTTCCAAATTAAATCAAGAAATCCTTACACAAGCCGATTTCAATCCAGCTTTGTTAAACAATCCTGATAGAATACAAAATTTTGCCACAGTAATTGAAGTCAAACAACCGTTACTAAATATCGATGGGGTATTAGGAAGACAAGCCGCTAAAGCTAAAATGGATGCGTTTCAATTGCAAACCGAAAGAACCAAAGAATATTTGGTACTAGAAACCTCAAAAGCCTATATGCAATTGCAATTGGCTTACAAAGCAGTTACGGTTTTAGAAAAAGCAAACGAAACCGCACAAAGCAACCTTAAGATGGTAAATAACTACTTTAAAAACGGCATGCTTCAAAAAACCGATTTGTTAAACGTGCAAGTACGTGTAAACGAAATTACAAACCAATTGCAATATGCTAAAAGTAACGTGCAAAATGCTTCCGATTATTTAGCGTTTCTGTTGAACGAAGATACGAATGGAAAGACCTATCAACCCACAGAGGAATTGGCAAACGAAATCACTTTGGAAGAGATTAATACGAGTTTGAATACGTCAAGAAAAGACATTCAAGCCATGGAAAAATCATCAGAAGCCTATAAAAAAATGTTCCAATCGTCTAAATATGGTTTCCTGCCAAGATTAAACGCTTTTGGGAATTACCAATTATACGATAGTAAATTTTTAGGTACGAATGCCAAAGGCTATCTAATAGGAGCACAACTATCATGGGATATTTTCGATGGCTACAAAAACATTGGGAAAACCCAAAAAGCAAAAGCCGAATACAACAAAGCCACTATTGAAACCGAACAATACAAAAAGCAAAGTCAGTTAGAAGTCAATAAAACCAACCGACAATTAAAAGACGCAGAAAATAAAGTGAATCTATCTAAACTAGCGTTCGAACAAAGTCAAGAAGCCTTCAGAATTCGTCAAAACAGATTCGAACAAGGACTAGAAAAAACCAGCGATTTACTAACGGCAGAAACCCAAGTAGCCCAAAAGGAATTAGAACACCTGCAAGCCGTTTTCGAATACAATTTCACCAAAGAATATTTGCAGTTTTTAACCCAGTAA
- a CDS encoding fructose 1,6-bisphosphatase translates to MSKKEDTEESLKPSLDNNESSQRLEAIKNLIFGENIQEIDQEFQLIKEHIEKRKLELESLIEITQKELNTAIDNLETDLNIRITDLDAKVDENVDDLNHRKMDRAALGNMLVTMGEKIMKG, encoded by the coding sequence ATGTCAAAGAAAGAAGATACGGAAGAAAGCTTAAAACCTTCATTAGATAATAATGAGTCTTCTCAACGATTAGAAGCTATAAAAAACCTTATTTTTGGTGAAAATATCCAAGAAATAGATCAAGAATTTCAATTAATCAAAGAACATATTGAAAAAAGAAAACTTGAGCTAGAAAGTTTAATTGAGATTACCCAAAAAGAGCTTAATACTGCAATCGATAATTTAGAAACCGATTTAAATATTCGTATTACAGATTTAGATGCAAAAGTTGATGAAAATGTAGACGATTTGAATCATAGAAAAATGGACAGAGCAGCTTTAGGAAACATGCTTGTTACTATGGGAGAAAAAATCATGAAAGGTTAA
- a CDS encoding efflux RND transporter permease subunit: MQEGISGKIANFFINSKLTILLMVALMIIGSYSSFLIPREEEPQINVPMADVMVGYPGASPKEVESRVIKPLEKVIGNIKGVEHIHSMAMNGQAMMVVQFYVGENSEDSYVKLYDELIKHQDMFPQGVYQPMVKTRSIDDVPMLGLTLWSEKYSDFQLRQIAEEVTSEIEKVKDVAITKEIGGRTRELKVVLDKDKMAENKVDALSIMQMIQANNGSAQSGSFVQNDTEYLVTTGKFLTTSEDVENLVIGINQNRPVYLKQVANIQDGPQTPKNYVSFGYGKANEKFANYKSEYPAVTISVAKVKGADAMKIADKILTRVEGLKKNLIPTDVHVEVSRNYGATASDKVGELLLHLGVAILAVTILVMLAMGWRGGLVVFFSVPLTFALTLFSYYLLGYTLNRITLFALVFVVGIVVDDSIIIAENMHRHFKMKRLPFKQAAIYAINEVGNPTILATFTVIAAILPMAFVSGMMGPYMSPMPIGASIAMLLSLFVALTVTPYLGYHLLQEKDEQAHKEEEGLETSRIYRIYKRIEEPLLNNSKKRNLMFIVTIVLLLGSVAMFFTKSVLVKMLPFDNKNEFQVVVDMPEGTTLERTAAVTKEIAQYLSTVPEVVDYQNYIGASAPITFNGLVRHYDMRGGSNMADIQVNLLHKEDRDLQSHDIAKVVRPEIQKIAKKYGANVKIVEVPPGPPVLSTLVAEVYGPNYEDQIKVANQVKTILENTDDVVDADWMVEAPQVEYKLEVDREKAMLNGIAPQQVVGNLTYLLREMPVSNLYDERSNDPVGIVLSLDDADKTSLQDIQNLKIKGSQGNVVAVSDLVKVKTDTLQNTIYRKDQKRVVYVLADMAGALESPVYAILGMNEKLQKMDLPKGYTVNELYADQPSDESNFTVKWDGEWQITLEVFRDLGTAFLVVIIVIYMLIVGWFQNFKTPLVMMVAIPLSLIGIVLGHWLLNAFFTATSFIGMIALAGVMVRNSVLLIDFIEIRLKEGIEIKQAIIEAGAVRTTPILLTTGAVVIGASIILFDPIFQGLAISLVAGAIVSTILTLLVVPLIYYIVERKKWEKE, translated from the coding sequence ATGCAAGAAGGTATATCAGGTAAAATAGCCAATTTCTTCATCAACTCAAAACTAACCATTTTATTAATGGTAGCGTTGATGATCATTGGATCGTACAGTTCGTTCTTAATTCCAAGAGAAGAAGAACCACAAATTAATGTTCCAATGGCCGACGTAATGGTAGGTTATCCAGGAGCAAGCCCTAAAGAAGTGGAAAGCAGAGTCATAAAACCACTAGAAAAAGTAATTGGCAACATAAAAGGAGTAGAGCACATTCATAGTATGGCAATGAACGGTCAAGCCATGATGGTAGTGCAATTTTATGTAGGAGAAAACAGCGAAGATTCCTATGTGAAATTATATGACGAATTGATAAAACACCAAGACATGTTTCCACAAGGCGTCTATCAGCCTATGGTAAAAACCCGTTCAATTGATGATGTTCCTATGTTAGGGTTAACGCTTTGGAGCGAAAAGTACAGCGATTTCCAATTGCGTCAAATAGCAGAAGAAGTAACATCAGAAATTGAAAAAGTAAAAGATGTTGCGATTACCAAAGAAATAGGTGGAAGAACGCGTGAGTTGAAAGTCGTTTTAGACAAAGACAAAATGGCCGAAAACAAAGTAGATGCATTGAGCATCATGCAAATGATTCAAGCCAATAATGGAAGTGCACAATCGGGAAGTTTCGTTCAAAATGACACCGAATATTTAGTAACAACAGGAAAGTTTTTAACTACTTCTGAAGATGTAGAAAATTTAGTAATTGGTATCAACCAAAACAGACCCGTTTATTTAAAACAAGTAGCCAATATTCAAGACGGACCACAAACACCAAAGAATTATGTGTCTTTCGGATATGGCAAAGCCAATGAAAAATTTGCCAATTACAAATCAGAATATCCAGCAGTAACCATTTCAGTAGCCAAAGTAAAAGGAGCGGATGCGATGAAAATTGCCGATAAAATTCTAACAAGAGTAGAAGGCTTAAAAAAGAATTTAATTCCAACCGATGTTCATGTAGAAGTATCTCGTAATTATGGAGCAACCGCTTCAGATAAAGTTGGGGAATTGTTACTACATTTAGGGGTGGCAATTTTAGCCGTTACTATTTTGGTAATGTTGGCTATGGGTTGGAGAGGTGGATTAGTCGTATTCTTCTCTGTTCCTTTAACGTTCGCTTTGACTTTATTCAGTTATTATTTATTGGGGTATACCCTAAATAGAATTACGCTTTTTGCACTAGTATTCGTAGTAGGAATTGTAGTCGATGATAGTATCATTATTGCTGAAAATATGCACCGCCATTTCAAGATGAAGCGACTCCCATTCAAACAAGCAGCTATTTATGCGATTAATGAAGTAGGAAACCCAACCATCTTAGCAACATTTACAGTTATTGCAGCTATTTTACCCATGGCTTTTGTATCTGGAATGATGGGGCCTTATATGAGTCCGATGCCAATTGGTGCTTCTATTGCTATGTTGTTGTCCTTGTTTGTAGCTTTAACAGTTACCCCTTATTTGGGTTATCATTTATTGCAAGAAAAAGACGAACAAGCACACAAAGAAGAAGAAGGTTTAGAAACATCAAGAATTTATAGAATCTACAAAAGAATCGAAGAACCATTATTGAACAATTCGAAAAAACGAAACTTAATGTTCATTGTGACCATCGTTTTATTATTAGGTTCAGTAGCAATGTTCTTTACGAAATCGGTACTAGTAAAAATGTTACCTTTTGATAATAAAAACGAATTCCAAGTAGTAGTAGATATGCCAGAAGGAACTACTCTAGAAAGAACAGCAGCAGTAACAAAAGAAATTGCGCAGTATCTTTCAACGGTTCCAGAGGTAGTGGATTACCAAAATTATATTGGAGCATCAGCACCTATCACTTTCAACGGTTTAGTGCGTCATTACGACATGCGTGGAGGTAGTAATATGGCTGATATTCAAGTAAACTTATTACACAAAGAAGACAGAGATTTACAAAGTCACGATATAGCAAAAGTAGTGCGACCTGAAATTCAAAAAATTGCTAAAAAATATGGTGCCAATGTAAAAATTGTTGAGGTGCCACCAGGTCCTCCAGTTTTATCAACATTAGTAGCTGAGGTGTACGGACCTAATTATGAAGATCAAATTAAAGTAGCCAATCAAGTAAAAACCATTTTAGAAAACACAGACGATGTAGTAGATGCCGATTGGATGGTAGAAGCTCCTCAAGTAGAATACAAACTAGAAGTGGACAGAGAAAAAGCCATGCTAAACGGAATTGCTCCCCAACAAGTAGTGGGTAATCTAACGTATTTGCTAAGAGAAATGCCTGTTTCGAATTTGTATGACGAACGTTCAAATGACCCAGTAGGAATTGTGTTGTCATTAGATGATGCTGATAAAACATCATTGCAAGACATTCAAAATTTAAAGATTAAAGGTTCGCAAGGGAATGTAGTGGCTGTAAGTGATTTGGTAAAAGTAAAAACAGATACGTTACAAAATACCATTTATCGTAAAGATCAAAAAAGAGTGGTCTATGTTTTAGCAGATATGGCAGGAGCCTTGGAAAGTCCGGTGTATGCAATTTTAGGAATGAACGAGAAGTTGCAAAAAATGGATTTACCAAAAGGCTATACAGTAAACGAATTGTATGCTGACCAGCCTTCTGATGAAAGTAATTTTACTGTAAAATGGGATGGAGAATGGCAAATTACTTTAGAAGTATTCCGTGATTTAGGAACTGCTTTCTTAGTAGTGATTATTGTAATTTATATGTTGATTGTAGGTTGGTTCCAAAATTTCAAAACCCCATTAGTAATGATGGTTGCGATTCCATTATCCTTAATTGGAATTGTATTAGGACACTGGCTTTTGAATGCGTTCTTCACTGCAACCTCTTTCATTGGAATGATAGCTTTAGCAGGAGTGATGGTCAGGAACTCCGTCTTGTTAATCGACTTTATCGAAATCCGATTAAAAGAAGGAATTGAAATAAAACAAGCGATTATTGAAGCAGGAGCAGTAAGAACAACCCCCATTTTGTTAACAACAGGAGCAGTAGTTATTGGAGCATCCATTATATTATTTGATCCTATTTTCCAAGGATTAGCCATTTCATTAGTAGCTGGAGCCATTGTTTCTACCATCTTAACCTTACTTGTAGTGCCATTAATTTACTACATCGTTGAGCGTAAGAAATGGGAGAAAGAATAA
- a CDS encoding peptide chain release factor 3 — MGFKDEIKRRRTFGIISHPDAGKTTLTEKLLLFGGAIQEAGAVKSNKIKKGATSDFMEIERQRGISVATSVLAFNYRDKKINILDTPGHKDFAEDTFRTLTAVDSVIVVIDVAKGVEEQTEKLVEVCRMRNIPMIVFINKMDREGKDAFDLLDEIEQKLKLTVCPLSFPIGMGYDFKGIYNIWEKNINLFSGDSRKDIEETIAFNDISNPELDSIIGNKHANNLREEIELVTEIYPEFNREEYLNGTLQPVFFGSALNNFGVRELLDCFIDIAPTPRPKESDTRLVDPNEDVFSGFVFKIHANMDPKHRDRLAFIKIVSGTFEKNKPYLHVRHGKKVKFSSPNAFFAEKKEIVDISYAGDIVGLHDTGNFKIGDTLTEGEIMQFKGIPSFSPEHFRYINNADPLKSKQLEKGIDQLMDEGVAQLFTLEMNGRKVIGTVGALQYEVIQYRLEHEYGAKCIYENFPAHKACWVKPKDPKNEEFAEFRRVKQKFLGHDKYGQLIFLADSEFSIQMTRQKYPSVELFFTSDYRVT, encoded by the coding sequence ATGGGTTTTAAAGACGAAATAAAAAGAAGAAGGACTTTTGGAATTATATCACATCCTGATGCTGGTAAAACTACTCTAACAGAGAAATTACTTTTATTTGGTGGTGCAATTCAAGAAGCAGGTGCTGTAAAAAGCAATAAAATAAAAAAAGGAGCTACCTCTGATTTTATGGAAATTGAGCGTCAGAGAGGTATTTCTGTAGCTACATCTGTATTGGCCTTTAACTATAGAGATAAAAAAATCAATATATTAGATACTCCTGGTCACAAAGACTTTGCAGAAGATACTTTTAGAACTTTAACGGCTGTTGATAGTGTTATTGTTGTAATTGACGTTGCAAAAGGGGTTGAGGAACAAACTGAGAAATTGGTTGAAGTTTGTAGAATGAGAAACATTCCTATGATTGTTTTCATCAACAAAATGGATAGAGAAGGAAAAGATGCCTTTGATTTATTGGATGAAATTGAACAAAAATTAAAACTTACTGTTTGTCCTTTAAGTTTTCCTATTGGAATGGGCTACGACTTTAAAGGAATTTATAATATTTGGGAGAAAAACATCAACTTATTTAGTGGTGACAGCAGAAAAGACATTGAAGAAACTATTGCTTTTAACGACATTTCAAATCCAGAATTAGATTCAATTATTGGTAATAAACATGCTAATAATTTAAGAGAAGAAATAGAATTAGTTACTGAAATATATCCAGAATTTAATAGAGAAGAGTATTTAAATGGAACTCTTCAACCTGTATTTTTTGGTTCTGCATTGAATAATTTTGGAGTACGAGAATTATTAGATTGCTTTATTGATATTGCTCCAACTCCAAGACCAAAAGAATCTGACACACGTTTGGTAGACCCAAATGAAGATGTGTTTAGTGGGTTTGTGTTTAAAATTCATGCCAATATGGATCCAAAGCACAGAGATAGATTGGCCTTTATTAAGATTGTATCAGGTACTTTTGAAAAAAACAAACCTTATCTACATGTTAGACATGGTAAAAAAGTAAAATTCTCTAGTCCAAATGCCTTTTTCGCTGAAAAAAAAGAAATTGTAGATATTTCTTATGCGGGTGATATTGTTGGGCTTCATGATACTGGAAATTTTAAAATTGGTGATACATTAACCGAAGGTGAAATTATGCAGTTTAAAGGAATTCCTAGTTTCTCTCCAGAGCATTTTAGATACATAAACAATGCAGATCCTTTAAAATCTAAGCAGTTAGAAAAAGGTATTGATCAATTAATGGATGAAGGTGTAGCACAGTTATTTACACTTGAAATGAACGGAAGAAAAGTTATTGGTACAGTTGGCGCACTGCAATATGAAGTAATTCAATATCGTTTAGAGCACGAATATGGCGCTAAATGTATTTATGAAAATTTCCCTGCACACAAAGCATGTTGGGTTAAACCAAAAGATCCAAAGAATGAGGAATTTGCTGAATTTAGAAGAGTAAAACAGAAATTTTTAGGACACGATAAATATGGTCAGTTAATTTTCTTGGCTGATAGTGAATTCTCAATTCAGATGACGCGCCAAAAATACCCAAGTGTCGAATTATTCTTTACATCCGACTACAGAGTAACATAA
- a CDS encoding cell envelope biogenesis protein OmpA: MTDSEKLIRLKEALLKEDQNFALQIFKRIEGLESTINEEELLSEKVNPIVDKKIATFSNDIPSKLGPAITEALKVQIRDSQDQVVEALFPIIGKMIKKYIQEEIRILSDNINNQVQKTFSFSRWKNKIKSFFTGIPEEKIILSQLSRPKVEQVFIIEKGSGLLISNVSKKEDSIDKDMIAGMLTAIKSFVEDAFTKEEQNLELIQYELYNIYLQNFSKFYIAVVISGAFNREFKNELEDLIFDALSKNKNELFLEDSKKVNKIIETVFKIND; the protein is encoded by the coding sequence ATGACAGATTCTGAGAAATTAATAAGGCTTAAAGAAGCTCTTCTTAAGGAAGATCAGAATTTTGCGTTACAAATATTCAAAAGAATTGAAGGTTTAGAGTCAACTATTAATGAAGAGGAGTTACTTTCGGAGAAGGTAAACCCAATAGTTGATAAAAAAATAGCGACGTTTTCTAACGATATTCCAAGTAAACTAGGTCCTGCAATAACAGAAGCTTTAAAGGTTCAGATTAGAGATTCTCAAGATCAAGTTGTAGAAGCTTTGTTTCCTATTATTGGTAAAATGATTAAAAAATATATTCAGGAAGAGATAAGGATTCTTTCAGACAATATTAATAATCAAGTGCAAAAAACATTTTCGTTTTCTAGATGGAAAAATAAAATAAAATCTTTTTTCACAGGAATTCCAGAAGAGAAAATTATACTTTCCCAGCTTTCAAGACCTAAAGTAGAGCAAGTATTTATTATAGAAAAAGGTTCGGGTTTGTTAATATCTAATGTTTCTAAGAAAGAAGATAGTATAGATAAAGATATGATTGCAGGAATGTTAACTGCAATTAAAAGCTTTGTAGAAGACGCATTTACAAAAGAAGAACAAAACTTAGAGCTTATACAGTATGAATTGTATAATATTTACCTTCAAAATTTTTCTAAATTCTATATTGCAGTTGTAATTTCAGGTGCTTTTAATAGAGAATTTAAAAACGAATTAGAGGATTTAATTTTTGATGCATTATCAAAAAATAAAAATGAACTTTTTTTAGAAGATTCAAAAAAAGTAAATAAAATAATAGAAACAGTATTTAAAATTAATGATTAG
- the ffh gene encoding signal recognition particle protein, with protein MFDNLSDKLDKAFHILKGHGKITDVNVADTLKEVRRALLDADVNFKIAKEFTTRVKEKAIGENVLTTLQPGQLMVKIVKDELTELMGGDVAGINLSGTPSVILMSGLQGSGKTTFSGKLANYLKTKKSKKPLLVACDIYRPAAINQLHVVGDQIGVEVYSEPENKNPVEIAQNAIKHAKANGFNVVIVDTAGRLAVDEEMMTEIANVHKAIQPQETLFVVDAMTGQDAVNTAKAFNDRLNFDGVILTKLDGDTRGGAAISIKSVVNKPIKFIGTGEKMDAIDVFYPTRMAERILGMGDVVSLVERAQEQYDEEEARKLQKKIAKNEFGFDDFLSQIQQIKKMGNMKDLVGMIPGAGKALKDVEIEDDAFKHIEAIIQSMTPAERSKPSLIDVKRKARIAKGAGRKVEEVNQLMKQFDQMSKMMKMMQGGGGKNLMKMMGGMKGMK; from the coding sequence ATGTTCGATAATTTAAGCGATAAGTTAGATAAAGCGTTCCATATATTAAAAGGTCACGGTAAAATTACCGATGTAAATGTTGCAGATACATTAAAAGAAGTTCGTAGAGCTTTACTTGATGCCGATGTTAACTTTAAAATAGCTAAAGAATTTACTACAAGAGTAAAAGAAAAAGCGATAGGGGAAAACGTATTAACAACATTACAGCCAGGACAATTAATGGTTAAAATCGTTAAAGACGAATTAACCGAATTAATGGGTGGTGATGTAGCAGGAATTAATTTATCAGGTACACCTTCTGTAATTTTAATGTCAGGTCTTCAAGGATCGGGTAAAACTACATTCTCTGGTAAATTAGCAAACTATCTTAAAACAAAGAAAAGTAAAAAACCATTATTAGTTGCCTGTGATATTTATCGTCCAGCGGCTATTAATCAGTTGCATGTAGTAGGAGATCAAATTGGTGTTGAGGTATATTCAGAACCAGAGAATAAAAATCCTGTAGAAATTGCGCAAAATGCAATTAAACATGCAAAAGCAAACGGATTCAATGTAGTAATTGTCGATACAGCGGGTCGTTTAGCGGTTGATGAAGAAATGATGACCGAAATTGCGAATGTTCATAAAGCAATTCAACCACAAGAAACTTTGTTTGTTGTAGATGCAATGACAGGGCAAGATGCTGTAAATACGGCAAAAGCATTTAATGATAGATTAAATTTTGACGGAGTTATCCTTACAAAATTAGATGGAGATACACGTGGTGGAGCTGCTATTTCTATTAAATCGGTAGTAAATAAGCCAATTAAATTTATTGGTACAGGAGAAAAAATGGACGCAATAGACGTTTTCTATCCTACACGTATGGCCGAAAGAATCTTGGGAATGGGAGATGTTGTTTCCTTAGTAGAAAGAGCTCAGGAACAATATGATGAAGAAGAAGCAAGAAAACTACAAAAGAAAATTGCTAAAAATGAATTTGGTTTCGATGATTTCTTGTCGCAAATTCAACAAATAAAGAAAATGGGTAACATGAAAGACCTTGTCGGAATGATACCTGGTGCTGGAAAAGCATTAAAAGACGTAGAAATTGAAGATGATGCATTCAAACATATTGAAGCAATCATTCAGTCTATGACACCTGCAGAAAGAAGTAAGCCAAGTTTAATAGATGTAAAACGTAAAGCTAGAATTGCTAAAGGAGCAGGAAGAAAAGTAGAAGAAGTCAATCAATTAATGAAGCAATTTGATCAGATGAGTAAGATGATGAAAATGATGCAAGGTGGTGGCGGAAAGAATCTTATGAAGATGATGGGCGGAATGAAGGGAATGAAATAA
- a CDS encoding efflux RND transporter periplasmic adaptor subunit gives MKKITTLIIAITLTLTSCGSDKKEAVDNTPAIVVKVSGKSTNDTSPYVSASGKIESENSANLSTRMMGYVTKVNVKVGQNVKEGQQLVTINNTDLQAKKAQVDASITQATAAFNNAKKDYERFTNLFAQQSASQKELDDMTSRYEMAKAGLEAAKQMRNEVVAQFNYANITAPFTGTVTNTFIKEGDMANPGMPLVSIEGSGKMQVTAMVSESDISSIKNGMPVTINIKSLNKEVTGKVIEVSLSAKNTGGQYLVKINLDKTDKTILSGMFVNVQFPIEKAQATANATTVLVPESALVRNGQLTGVYTVGSGNVAILRWLRIGKTYGNQVEVLSGLAADEAYILSADGKLYNGAKVSIQ, from the coding sequence ATGAAAAAGATAACAACCCTAATTATAGCAATAACACTTACCCTAACATCATGCGGAAGTGATAAAAAAGAAGCAGTAGACAACACACCAGCTATTGTGGTAAAAGTTTCTGGTAAAAGTACAAACGACACCAGTCCGTATGTGTCAGCAAGTGGAAAAATAGAATCCGAAAACAGTGCTAATTTAAGCACTAGAATGATGGGCTATGTAACCAAAGTCAATGTAAAAGTCGGACAAAACGTAAAAGAAGGCCAACAATTAGTTACTATCAACAACACCGATTTACAAGCGAAAAAAGCACAAGTGGATGCTTCTATAACACAAGCAACAGCTGCTTTTAACAACGCAAAGAAAGATTATGAGCGTTTTACAAATTTGTTTGCACAACAAAGTGCTTCTCAAAAAGAACTAGACGATATGACGTCGCGTTACGAAATGGCAAAAGCGGGTTTAGAAGCGGCCAAACAAATGCGTAACGAAGTAGTAGCACAGTTTAATTATGCTAACATTACGGCACCTTTCACTGGAACAGTAACCAATACTTTCATAAAAGAAGGAGACATGGCAAATCCAGGAATGCCTTTAGTAAGTATTGAAGGTTCAGGGAAAATGCAAGTCACTGCCATGGTTTCAGAAAGTGATATTTCATCCATCAAAAACGGAATGCCAGTAACCATCAACATCAAATCCTTAAACAAGGAAGTAACAGGAAAAGTGATAGAAGTAAGTTTATCAGCTAAAAACACAGGCGGACAATATTTGGTAAAAATAAACTTAGACAAAACAGACAAGACCATCTTATCAGGTATGTTTGTCAACGTACAATTCCCAATTGAGAAAGCACAAGCAACAGCAAATGCAACTACTGTTTTAGTACCAGAAAGTGCACTAGTAAGAAACGGTCAATTGACAGGAGTATATACAGTAGGAAGTGGAAACGTAGCCATATTACGTTGGTTAAGAATCGGAAAAACCTACGGCAACCAAGTAGAAGTCCTTTCAGGATTAGCTGCAGACGAAGCTTACATTCTTTCAGCAGATGGAAAGTTGTACAACGGAGCTAAAGTTAGTATTCAGTAA
- a CDS encoding YgaP family membrane protein codes for MINKLIKRIAGIFIIISVLLGMYVNQNWLWFTLFVGANLLQSSFTNWCLMEDLLRKVFKIKE; via the coding sequence ATGATAAATAAATTAATTAAAAGAATAGCAGGTATATTTATAATAATAAGTGTATTGTTGGGTATGTATGTCAATCAAAATTGGTTGTGGTTCACATTATTCGTGGGTGCAAATTTATTGCAATCGTCATTTACCAATTGGTGTTTAATGGAAGACCTACTTCGAAAGGTGTTTAAAATAAAAGAGTAA
- a CDS encoding bifunctional 5,10-methylenetetrahydrofolate dehydrogenase/5,10-methenyltetrahydrofolate cyclohydrolase: MNLLDGKKVSEEIKNEIATEVAKMKANGEKVPHLAAIIVGNDGASLTYVGSKVKSCERVGFESTLVKMPSTTSETELLKKIKELNLNDDIDGFIVQLPLPEQIDTQKIIMAIDPSKDVDGFHPENFGKMALDMTTFIPATPFGILELLERYNVETKGKHTVVIGRSHIVGRPMSILMGRRGFPGNSTVTLTHSHTKNINQITSQADIIITALGVPNYLKAEMIKDDAVIIDVGITRVPDETTEKGYKIVGDVDFEFVSKKASFITPVPGGVGPMTIAMLLKNTLLAREQKRSK; this comes from the coding sequence ATGAATTTATTAGACGGTAAAAAAGTATCGGAAGAAATTAAGAATGAAATAGCTACGGAAGTTGCAAAAATGAAAGCAAATGGGGAAAAAGTACCTCATTTAGCTGCAATTATTGTTGGTAATGACGGAGCAAGTTTAACTTACGTAGGAAGTAAAGTGAAGTCTTGTGAAAGAGTTGGTTTTGAGTCGACTCTAGTAAAAATGCCTAGTACTACTTCTGAAACAGAATTACTAAAAAAAATTAAAGAGTTAAATCTTAATGATGATATTGATGGGTTTATTGTTCAATTGCCTTTACCAGAGCAAATTGATACTCAAAAAATAATCATGGCAATAGATCCAAGTAAAGATGTTGATGGTTTCCATCCTGAAAACTTTGGAAAAATGGCATTAGATATGACAACTTTTATTCCTGCTACACCTTTCGGAATTTTAGAATTGTTAGAAAGATACAATGTAGAAACTAAAGGGAAACACACTGTTGTTATTGGAAGAAGTCATATTGTTGGTCGACCAATGAGTATTTTGATGGGAAGAAGAGGTTTTCCCGGTAACTCAACGGTAACTTTAACACATAGTCATACTAAGAATATCAATCAAATTACTTCTCAAGCAGATATTATTATTACAGCTTTGGGTGTGCCGAATTATCTTAAAGCAGAAATGATTAAAGATGATGCAGTAATTATTGATGTGGGTATTACACGTGTTCCAGATGAAACTACTGAAAAAGGATATAAAATAGTTGGAGATGTAGATTTTGAATTTGTTTCTAAAAAAGCATCATTTATAACTCCTGTTCCTGGTGGAGTAGGACCAATGACAATTGCAATGCTATTGAAAAATACTTTATTGGCAAGAGAGCAAAAAAGGAGTAAATAG